One window of the Chanodichthys erythropterus isolate Z2021 chromosome 2, ASM2448905v1, whole genome shotgun sequence genome contains the following:
- the LOC137026948 gene encoding uncharacterized protein isoform X1, which produces MMSFKTALGLLFLAMLAMVAESSWGNGKGNSYNYDLSKMSDLRKLYNSKVFKAERMTRPLEGMSFQAGILSHSGVRVTLEDGTKWLVHKGDGYGISSQTVVVAARHMSSNWKARNSIVETKDFRGSKTVSDFVKAGGTNYKLLFDNCHNAADRMMDG; this is translated from the exons ATGATGTCCTTCAAGACTGCACTGGGTCTGCTTTTCTTGGCCATGTTGGCCATGGTGGCTGAATCCTCATGGGGCAATG GGAAAGGAAACTCTTACAATTATGACCTTTCCAAAATGTCTGACCTAAGGAAACTATACAACTCCAAAGTTTTCAAGGCAGAGAGGATGACCAGACCTTTGGAGGGGATGTCTTTCCAAGCAGGCATACTCAGCCACTCTGGAGTCAG AGTCACTCTGGAAGACGGCACTAAATGGCTGGTCCATAAAGGAGATGGCTACGGCATCTCATCCCAGACCGTTGTTGTGGCTGCCCGTCATATGAGCAGCAACTGGAAGGCAAGAAATTCT ATTGTTGAGACAAAAGATTTCCGTGGAAGCAAGACAGTGTCTGATTTTGTGAAGGCTGGAGGAACGAACTACAAACTTTTGTTTGATAACTGCCATAATGCAGCTGACCGGATGATGGATGGTTAA
- the LOC137026948 gene encoding uncharacterized protein isoform X2, whose amino-acid sequence MMSFKTALGLLFLAMLAMVAESSWGNGKGNSYNYDLSKMSDLRKLYNSKVFKAERMTRPLEGMSFQAGILSHSGVRVTLEDGTKWLVHKGDGYGISSQTVVVAARHMSSNWKIVETKDFRGSKTVSDFVKAGGTNYKLLFDNCHNAADRMMDG is encoded by the exons ATGATGTCCTTCAAGACTGCACTGGGTCTGCTTTTCTTGGCCATGTTGGCCATGGTGGCTGAATCCTCATGGGGCAATG GGAAAGGAAACTCTTACAATTATGACCTTTCCAAAATGTCTGACCTAAGGAAACTATACAACTCCAAAGTTTTCAAGGCAGAGAGGATGACCAGACCTTTGGAGGGGATGTCTTTCCAAGCAGGCATACTCAGCCACTCTGGAGTCAG AGTCACTCTGGAAGACGGCACTAAATGGCTGGTCCATAAAGGAGATGGCTACGGCATCTCATCCCAGACCGTTGTTGTGGCTGCCCGTCATATGAGCAGCAACTGGAAG ATTGTTGAGACAAAAGATTTCCGTGGAAGCAAGACAGTGTCTGATTTTGTGAAGGCTGGAGGAACGAACTACAAACTTTTGTTTGATAACTGCCATAATGCAGCTGACCGGATGATGGATGGTTAA